A DNA window from Desulfobacterales bacterium contains the following coding sequences:
- the rodA gene encoding rod shape-determining protein RodA → MFDRRLVQHFDWGLLGLTLFLEGIGLVALYSAVTAGDQTAQEILFVRQIIWFGAGFAVMVITFLFNYKLLERFAFPIYAGSLLLLAAVLLMGTIGGGAQRWIKLGPLFIQPSEAAKISIIIVLARYYARYANPNGYSLRDLVKPALLIAVPFMLIVRQPDLGTGLLLLLIAGSMTIFVKIKRSSLVTIILFCMVAFPLVWSFLKEYQKQRILTFLNPDRDPLGAGYHIIQSKIAIGSGMFTGKGYLKGTQNALSFLPEQHTDFIFSVLAEEWGFLGAVFVLFAFFMLIVWGLRVAYRSRDPFGSILAVGVTAMLFWQIVINIGMVMGLMPVVGVPLPLISYGGSSVVTVLVCIGLLMNVSMRRFMIE, encoded by the coding sequence ATGTTTGATCGTCGTTTGGTTCAGCATTTTGATTGGGGATTGCTCGGCTTGACCCTGTTTTTAGAGGGGATCGGTCTTGTCGCGCTTTACAGCGCGGTTACGGCTGGTGACCAGACTGCGCAGGAGATCCTTTTTGTTCGGCAGATCATCTGGTTCGGCGCTGGGTTCGCGGTAATGGTAATCACCTTTCTGTTTAACTATAAGTTACTTGAACGGTTCGCTTTTCCTATTTATGCGGGTTCTCTCTTGCTGTTGGCCGCCGTGTTGCTGATGGGGACGATCGGCGGCGGCGCTCAGCGATGGATCAAATTGGGGCCGCTTTTCATTCAACCTTCGGAGGCCGCCAAAATCAGCATTATTATTGTGCTGGCCCGTTATTACGCCAGATATGCCAATCCCAATGGGTACTCGCTTCGAGATCTTGTCAAGCCGGCACTGCTGATTGCGGTTCCCTTTATGTTAATCGTCAGGCAGCCGGATCTTGGGACCGGCTTGCTGCTGCTGCTGATTGCAGGATCGATGACCATATTCGTGAAGATTAAACGCAGTTCACTGGTCACGATCATTTTATTTTGCATGGTCGCTTTCCCGCTGGTCTGGTCTTTTCTTAAAGAATATCAGAAGCAACGGATATTGACATTTTTAAATCCCGACCGTGATCCACTCGGCGCGGGATATCATATCATTCAGTCGAAAATAGCGATCGGTTCCGGCATGTTTACCGGTAAAGGATACCTGAAAGGGACTCAAAATGCGCTTTCGTTTTTACCGGAGCAGCATACGGATTTTATTTTTTCCGTGCTGGCGGAAGAATGGGGGTTTTTAGGGGCCGTTTTTGTATTATTCGCCTTTTTCATGTTGATTGTCTGGGGACTTCGCGTGGCCTATCGTAGCCGGGATCCATTCGGATCGATTCTCGCGGTGGGGGTCACTGCCATGCTGTTTTGGCAGATCGTGATCAATATCGGCATGGTCATGGGGCTGATGCCGGTAGTGGGTGTGCCGCTGCCGCTCATCAGCTATGGGGGATCATCGGTGGTGACGGTGTTGGTCTGTATCGGGTTGTTAATGAACGTCAGCATGCGGCGGTTTATGATAGAGTAA
- the mrdA gene encoding penicillin-binding protein 2, with protein sequence MDNFIKTADPDWYKQRVYAFMFSAVAVFALLGVRLLYLQGIKGDEYRRLSETNSIRLQRVNPVRGQIFDRDGRLLVEDRPAFALSITLKDAKPLDRTLAQLSKYTGVSVEAFSNTIGRQKGMSFYKPVVLINDIGRDALAAIEVHRYELPGVDVDVRPIRHYVEGSRAAHFIGYLSEINSKELESKKKEGYVAGDFIGKCGVEKIYESYLNGESGGRQVEVNARGQMVRVLKTVPAKPGNNVYLTLDSELQKKGEELLEGKAGAIVAMDPKNGEILVSVSSPPFDPNIFVEGLGHDQWQALVTNPLRPLENKVVHAEYPPASVYKIVVALAGLEEGVISSNSTFFCPGGYRFGNRVYRCWRKSGHGTMNLTDAIAMSCDVFFYQVGQQLGVDRLAWYARGCGLGTQTGIETENESAGLIPTATWKWKRFGEKWHAGETLSIAIGQGYNLVTPLQLVVLTSAVANGGIRYMPQIVKSVQTAEGETVYSPQYRVTGRLPVTPETLAKVRHGLHEVVWGRSGTARIAQVEGMEISGKTGTAQVYSRKSDDKAFGKNLPVELRDHAWFVAYAPAQEPRIAVAVMVEHGEHGSSAAAPLARDLIKAYLLPPEIGAVDEAPDLPVPENEQRNAQPAIIE encoded by the coding sequence TTGGATAATTTTATCAAAACAGCTGATCCTGATTGGTATAAACAACGGGTTTACGCCTTTATGTTTTCCGCAGTGGCGGTGTTTGCGCTTCTGGGCGTTCGGCTCCTGTATCTTCAGGGGATTAAAGGGGATGAATACAGGCGCTTATCCGAGACCAACAGCATTCGCTTGCAGCGAGTCAATCCTGTTCGTGGCCAGATTTTTGATCGGGACGGCCGGTTGTTGGTTGAGGATCGCCCGGCTTTCGCCCTGAGTATTACGCTGAAAGACGCTAAGCCGTTGGACCGAACTTTGGCGCAGTTATCGAAATACACCGGTGTTTCCGTTGAGGCATTTTCCAATACGATTGGGCGCCAAAAAGGGATGTCATTTTATAAACCGGTCGTATTGATCAACGATATCGGCAGGGACGCTTTGGCGGCCATAGAAGTGCATCGCTATGAATTGCCGGGTGTCGATGTCGATGTGAGGCCGATTCGTCATTATGTTGAAGGGTCCCGTGCAGCCCACTTTATCGGGTATCTTAGTGAAATCAATTCGAAAGAATTGGAATCGAAAAAAAAAGAAGGATATGTTGCCGGTGATTTCATCGGCAAGTGCGGCGTTGAAAAAATTTACGAATCATACCTGAACGGAGAGTCCGGGGGACGTCAGGTAGAGGTGAATGCCAGGGGGCAGATGGTCAGGGTATTGAAAACAGTGCCGGCCAAGCCGGGGAACAACGTTTATCTGACTCTCGATAGCGAATTACAGAAAAAAGGGGAAGAACTTTTAGAGGGCAAAGCGGGCGCGATTGTTGCGATGGATCCGAAGAATGGGGAAATATTGGTGTCCGTGAGCAGCCCGCCCTTTGATCCCAATATTTTTGTAGAAGGATTGGGGCACGACCAGTGGCAGGCTTTGGTGACCAACCCTTTGCGGCCGCTGGAAAACAAGGTGGTTCACGCCGAATATCCGCCGGCTTCCGTTTACAAAATCGTTGTCGCCTTGGCGGGGCTTGAGGAAGGGGTGATCAGTTCGAATTCGACTTTTTTCTGCCCGGGAGGATATCGATTCGGGAATCGGGTGTACCGGTGCTGGAGAAAGAGCGGTCATGGTACGATGAACCTCACGGATGCCATTGCCATGTCCTGCGATGTGTTTTTTTACCAGGTTGGGCAACAATTGGGTGTGGATCGATTGGCGTGGTATGCGCGCGGGTGCGGTTTGGGCACTCAGACTGGGATTGAGACCGAGAACGAATCAGCGGGCCTTATTCCGACGGCTACGTGGAAATGGAAGCGATTCGGTGAGAAATGGCATGCCGGAGAGACCCTTTCCATAGCGATCGGTCAAGGGTATAATCTGGTGACGCCGCTTCAGCTGGTGGTCCTGACCAGCGCTGTGGCAAATGGCGGCATCCGGTATATGCCGCAAATTGTCAAATCCGTGCAAACCGCTGAAGGTGAGACGGTCTATTCCCCGCAATACCGGGTGACGGGCAGACTGCCCGTGACGCCGGAAACCCTGGCCAAAGTCCGCCATGGACTTCACGAGGTGGTTTGGGGCCGATCCGGTACGGCCCGTATTGCGCAAGTCGAGGGGATGGAAATAAGCGGCAAGACCGGTACGGCTCAGGTTTACAGCAGAAAATCAGACGATAAGGCGTTTGGCAAAAACCTTCCGGTCGAGTTGCGGGATCATGCCTGGTTTGTCGCCTATGCACCGGCGCAGGAGCCTCGCATTGCCGTTGCGGTGATGGTAGAGCATGGAGAGCACGGTTCGAGCGCAGCCGCTCCGCTTGCCCGGGATCTTATCAAAGCGTATCTGTTGCCACCGGAAATAGGGGCGGTGGACGAGGCACCCGATTTGCCTGTTCCGGAAAACGAACAGCGAAACGCTCAACCCGCTATAATTGAATGA